The Streptomyces sp. NBC_00335 DNA window TGCCGCCCATCTCGAGGTCGTCGACGAGGACGACGGCGCCTATCTCCGCCACGCGGGCGAGGAGTCCGGCCCGGTCGGGGCGTTCGGCCGGAGCCTCGTACACGGTGGCGTACAGCGCCTGGAGCAGCTCGCCGGGCTGCTGGTGTCCGTGCCCGCAGAGCCGTACGACCCCGTCGGGGGCGAGGTCGGCGCAGGCGTCGGCGACCGCGTCGAGCAGCGCCGTGCGCCCGGATCCGGGCGGCCCGGTCAGCCGTACGGAGCGGCCGCGCGTGAGCAGGCGTACGAGGCGTTCGCGTTCCTCCTCGCGGCCCAGCAGGCGCCGCGCGCCGGCCGGGGCGCCCGGCGGCACGGGGGGCCGTGCGGCGGCCGCCGCGGAGGCGCGGGCGGCGGGGGTGCGCTTGACCGGGGCGGGGGCGACCTCGCCGCCGGGGCGGTGCGTGCGGACGATCTCGCTGCCGTCGACGGGGTTCACGGTGAGGGTGAGGTCGCCGGACGTCAGCGTCACCACCCGCGCCGGCTGCTCCGCCGGATCGGCCTGCCCCTGTGTGCTGCTCCGGTCCATGACCAAGTCCCCCGATCGCGCCGTGCGCCGTGCGCCGTCGTCCCGCCCGGCCTTCGCTCACGCCGCTGTCGCTACTGGTCCGGTTTCCGCCCGAACCCTAGACCGTGCCCGCCGGGGCGGGAACCGCAGGGGTGCCTTCACCACCGGACCGTTACGTTTGCGCAGACCTCGTAAAGCAGGCTCCGCAGGGCAGGCCGCGCGCACGTGGACCGCGCAAGGGCGTCACGCGCGCGGCAGCGACTCCGCTTCGAGCCCGCCCTCGATCGCGAGGATCCGGTGCAGCCGGGTGGCCACGAGCAGCCGCTGCATCTGTGGCGGGACCCCGCGCAGGACGAGCCGGCGGCCGGTCCGGCCGGCCCGGCGGTGGGCGCCCATGATCACGCCGAGGCCCGTCGCGTCCCAGGAGTCGAGCCCGGTGAGGTCCAGCACGAGGTCGCCGTGACCGTCGTCCAGCGCGGTGTGCAGGACCGTACGGGCGTCCGCCGCGCTGCGCACGTCGAGGCGACCCCCGACAGCGAGTTCGGCGTGGTCGCCCCTGATGTGCATGTGTACTCCCGGCAGCGCGGTACTGATTGCGTATGGTCCGACTGGTCCGTGGTCGGCAACTCTCACTGCAACTGACTGCCTCAGGGGCAGGGAAGTTGCCGACCGTGAGCGAACCGATACCTAATTCACCCTGTGGGGTGCAGGCATTCGAACTGGTGCTCAGTGCTTGTAGAAGCCCTGACCGCTCTTGCGGCCGATGTCGCCCGCGTCCACCATGCGGCGCATCAGCTCCGGCGGCGCGAACTTCTCGTCCTGGGACTCCGTGTAGATGTTGCTGGTGGCGTGCAGCAGGATGTCGACGCCGGTGAGGTCCGCGGTGGCCAGCGGGCCCATCGCGTGCCCGAAGCCGAGCTTGCAGGCGATGTCGATGTCCTCGGCCGAGGCGACGCCCGATTCGTACAGTTTCGCCGCTTCGACGACCAGTGCCGAA harbors:
- a CDS encoding STAS domain-containing protein; the protein is MHIRGDHAELAVGGRLDVRSAADARTVLHTALDDGHGDLVLDLTGLDSWDATGLGVIMGAHRRAGRTGRRLVLRGVPPQMQRLLVATRLHRILAIEGGLEAESLPRA